One segment of Nomia melanderi isolate GNS246 chromosome 10, iyNomMela1, whole genome shotgun sequence DNA contains the following:
- the LOC143174988 gene encoding uncharacterized protein LOC143174988 isoform X2 yields the protein MRSDDPGDVRDSLVFSRKVFAFGGLWPEKFIPLLPETIATYVGFHLVTEICALLYLLKLSQILLIVSTMEFIFMLTMCLLTLLIRFNKYLPPLISEMKRDIEGNKLFKNNDEKRLYLRYNAISYNFGKYYLTLQTLIVLLMFFRPLVHVLTHLRGHDNMTQPYRSPLVNYLFFDYTHNAGYYFLMFLWESPAMYVSILHMAGVSFIVSLSLHLCGKYSILSYRIRNVPTKPPHHFQVNIKKVVEQHLKLTELTRNLNDGLHLMLLVEYLSCTSRMGLSISCIICFADVWIRFGGHYQLHYVRYECVRLVVFVFVRRRTTCFRAGTTKIPLIEQ from the exons ATGAGA AGCGACGATCCGGGCGACGTTAGAGACTCTCTCGTGTTTAGTCGGAAGGTGTTTGCCTTCGGTGGTTTGTGGCCGGAGAAGTTTATCCCGTTGTTGCCCGAGACGATTGCGACGTACGTCGGCTTTCATTTGGTGACCGAAATTTGCGCcctgttatatttattaaagctCTCGCAAATATTGCTGATCGTCAGCACGATGGAATTCATTTTTATGCTGACGATGTGCTTATTGACGCTTCTGATCCGGTTCAACAAGTACCTGCCGCCGTTGATCAGCGAAATGAAGCGGGACATAGAGGGCAACAAGCTTTTCAAGAACAACGACGAGAAGCGGTTGTATCTGAGATACAACGCCATTTCTTACAATTTCGGCAAATACTACTTGACACTGCAAACGCTTATTGTTCTACTGATGTTCTTTCGCCCGCTGGTACACGTCCTGACGCATCTTCGAG GACACGACAACATGACGCAGCCCTATCGTTCGCCCCTTGTAAATTACTTGTTCTTCGACTACACGCACAACGCCGGATATTACTTCCTGATGTTTCTGTGGGAATCTCCTGCCATGTACGTGTCGATACTGCACATGGCGGGTGTCAGTTTCATAGTTTCGTTGAGTCTACACCTCTGCGGGAAATACTCGATTCTATCTTACCGCATACGAAACGTACCAACGAAACCGCCGCATCATTTCCAAGTGAATATTAAGAAGGTCGTCGAGCAACATTTAAAGTTGACAGA GTTAACGAGAAATTTAAATGACGGCTTGCACCTGATGCTTCTGGTGGAATATCTGAGTTGCACCTCTAGAATGGGCCTTTCCAT TTCTTGTATTATCTGTTTCGCAGACGTTTGGATACGATTTGGCGGCCACTATCAACTTCATTATGTACGGTATGAGTGTGTCAGGCTTGTGGTATTTGTATTCGTACGTCGGCGAACAACTTGTTTTCGAG CTGGAACAACAAAAATCCCATTAATCGAACAGTAA
- the LOC143174988 gene encoding uncharacterized protein LOC143174988 isoform X1 has protein sequence MRSDDPGDVRDSLVFSRKVFAFGGLWPEKFIPLLPETIATYVGFHLVTEICALLYLLKLSQILLIVSTMEFIFMLTMCLLTLLIRFNKYLPPLISEMKRDIEGNKLFKNNDEKRLYLRYNAISYNFGKYYLTLQTLIVLLMFFRPLVHVLTHLRGHDNMTQPYRSPLVNYLFFDYTHNAGYYFLMFLWESPAMYVSILHMAGVSFIVSLSLHLCGKYSILSYRIRNVPTKPPHHFQVNIKKVVEQHLKLTELTRNLNDGLHLMLLVEYLSCTSRMGLSMYVVLITFGYDLAATINFIMYGMSVSGLWYLYSYVGEQLVFESQDLGDAMYDIDWPEMTNNDRKTLLMCLINGQQRQFLTAGKFYKFSLFGFTDMMKFSLACISMLQATME, from the exons ATGAGA AGCGACGATCCGGGCGACGTTAGAGACTCTCTCGTGTTTAGTCGGAAGGTGTTTGCCTTCGGTGGTTTGTGGCCGGAGAAGTTTATCCCGTTGTTGCCCGAGACGATTGCGACGTACGTCGGCTTTCATTTGGTGACCGAAATTTGCGCcctgttatatttattaaagctCTCGCAAATATTGCTGATCGTCAGCACGATGGAATTCATTTTTATGCTGACGATGTGCTTATTGACGCTTCTGATCCGGTTCAACAAGTACCTGCCGCCGTTGATCAGCGAAATGAAGCGGGACATAGAGGGCAACAAGCTTTTCAAGAACAACGACGAGAAGCGGTTGTATCTGAGATACAACGCCATTTCTTACAATTTCGGCAAATACTACTTGACACTGCAAACGCTTATTGTTCTACTGATGTTCTTTCGCCCGCTGGTACACGTCCTGACGCATCTTCGAG GACACGACAACATGACGCAGCCCTATCGTTCGCCCCTTGTAAATTACTTGTTCTTCGACTACACGCACAACGCCGGATATTACTTCCTGATGTTTCTGTGGGAATCTCCTGCCATGTACGTGTCGATACTGCACATGGCGGGTGTCAGTTTCATAGTTTCGTTGAGTCTACACCTCTGCGGGAAATACTCGATTCTATCTTACCGCATACGAAACGTACCAACGAAACCGCCGCATCATTTCCAAGTGAATATTAAGAAGGTCGTCGAGCAACATTTAAAGTTGACAGA GTTAACGAGAAATTTAAATGACGGCTTGCACCTGATGCTTCTGGTGGAATATCTGAGTTGCACCTCTAGAATGGGCCTTTCCATGTACGTTGTCTTAatt ACGTTTGGATACGATTTGGCGGCCACTATCAACTTCATTATGTACGGTATGAGTGTGTCAGGCTTGTGGTATTTGTATTCGTACGTCGGCGAACAACTTGTTTTCGAG tcGCAGGATTTGGGCGATGCGATGTATGATATCGATTGGCCAGAAATGACAAACAACGACAGGAAAACATTATTGATGTGTCTAATAAATGGACAACAAAGGCAATTCCTGACGGCCggaaaattctacaaattctcATTGTTCGGATTTACTGAC atgatgaaattttcattggcgTGTATATCTATGCTGCAAGCAACAATGGAATGA
- the LOC143174988 gene encoding uncharacterized protein LOC143174988 isoform X3, translating into MRSDDPGDVRDSLVFSRKVFAFGGLWPEKFIPLLPETIATYVGFHLVTEICALLYLLKLSQILLIVSTMEFIFMLTMCLLTLLIRFNKYLPPLISEMKRDIEGNKLFKNNDEKRLYLRYNAISYNFGKYYLTLQTLIVLLMFFRPLVHVLTHLRGHDNMTQPYRSPLVNYLFFDYTHNAGYYFLMFLWESPAMYVSILHMAGVSFIVSLSLHLCGKYSILSYRIRNVPTKPPHHFQVNIKKVVEQHLKLTELTRNLNDGLHLMLLVEYLSCTSRMGLSMYVVLITFGYDLAATINFIMYGMSVSGLWYLYSYVGEQLVFELEQQKSH; encoded by the exons ATGAGA AGCGACGATCCGGGCGACGTTAGAGACTCTCTCGTGTTTAGTCGGAAGGTGTTTGCCTTCGGTGGTTTGTGGCCGGAGAAGTTTATCCCGTTGTTGCCCGAGACGATTGCGACGTACGTCGGCTTTCATTTGGTGACCGAAATTTGCGCcctgttatatttattaaagctCTCGCAAATATTGCTGATCGTCAGCACGATGGAATTCATTTTTATGCTGACGATGTGCTTATTGACGCTTCTGATCCGGTTCAACAAGTACCTGCCGCCGTTGATCAGCGAAATGAAGCGGGACATAGAGGGCAACAAGCTTTTCAAGAACAACGACGAGAAGCGGTTGTATCTGAGATACAACGCCATTTCTTACAATTTCGGCAAATACTACTTGACACTGCAAACGCTTATTGTTCTACTGATGTTCTTTCGCCCGCTGGTACACGTCCTGACGCATCTTCGAG GACACGACAACATGACGCAGCCCTATCGTTCGCCCCTTGTAAATTACTTGTTCTTCGACTACACGCACAACGCCGGATATTACTTCCTGATGTTTCTGTGGGAATCTCCTGCCATGTACGTGTCGATACTGCACATGGCGGGTGTCAGTTTCATAGTTTCGTTGAGTCTACACCTCTGCGGGAAATACTCGATTCTATCTTACCGCATACGAAACGTACCAACGAAACCGCCGCATCATTTCCAAGTGAATATTAAGAAGGTCGTCGAGCAACATTTAAAGTTGACAGA GTTAACGAGAAATTTAAATGACGGCTTGCACCTGATGCTTCTGGTGGAATATCTGAGTTGCACCTCTAGAATGGGCCTTTCCATGTACGTTGTCTTAatt ACGTTTGGATACGATTTGGCGGCCACTATCAACTTCATTATGTACGGTATGAGTGTGTCAGGCTTGTGGTATTTGTATTCGTACGTCGGCGAACAACTTGTTTTCGAG CTGGAACAACAAAAATCCCATTAA
- the LOC143174988 gene encoding uncharacterized protein LOC143174988 isoform X4, whose protein sequence is MEFIFMLTMCLLTLLIRFNKYLPPLISEMKRDIEGNKLFKNNDEKRLYLRYNAISYNFGKYYLTLQTLIVLLMFFRPLVHVLTHLRGHDNMTQPYRSPLVNYLFFDYTHNAGYYFLMFLWESPAMYVSILHMAGVSFIVSLSLHLCGKYSILSYRIRNVPTKPPHHFQVNIKKVVEQHLKLTELTRNLNDGLHLMLLVEYLSCTSRMGLSMYVVLITFGYDLAATINFIMYGMSVSGLWYLYSYVGEQLVFESQDLGDAMYDIDWPEMTNNDRKTLLMCLINGQQRQFLTAGKFYKFSLFGFTDMMKFSLACISMLQATME, encoded by the exons ATGGAATTCATTTTTATGCTGACGATGTGCTTATTGACGCTTCTGATCCGGTTCAACAAGTACCTGCCGCCGTTGATCAGCGAAATGAAGCGGGACATAGAGGGCAACAAGCTTTTCAAGAACAACGACGAGAAGCGGTTGTATCTGAGATACAACGCCATTTCTTACAATTTCGGCAAATACTACTTGACACTGCAAACGCTTATTGTTCTACTGATGTTCTTTCGCCCGCTGGTACACGTCCTGACGCATCTTCGAG GACACGACAACATGACGCAGCCCTATCGTTCGCCCCTTGTAAATTACTTGTTCTTCGACTACACGCACAACGCCGGATATTACTTCCTGATGTTTCTGTGGGAATCTCCTGCCATGTACGTGTCGATACTGCACATGGCGGGTGTCAGTTTCATAGTTTCGTTGAGTCTACACCTCTGCGGGAAATACTCGATTCTATCTTACCGCATACGAAACGTACCAACGAAACCGCCGCATCATTTCCAAGTGAATATTAAGAAGGTCGTCGAGCAACATTTAAAGTTGACAGA GTTAACGAGAAATTTAAATGACGGCTTGCACCTGATGCTTCTGGTGGAATATCTGAGTTGCACCTCTAGAATGGGCCTTTCCATGTACGTTGTCTTAatt ACGTTTGGATACGATTTGGCGGCCACTATCAACTTCATTATGTACGGTATGAGTGTGTCAGGCTTGTGGTATTTGTATTCGTACGTCGGCGAACAACTTGTTTTCGAG tcGCAGGATTTGGGCGATGCGATGTATGATATCGATTGGCCAGAAATGACAAACAACGACAGGAAAACATTATTGATGTGTCTAATAAATGGACAACAAAGGCAATTCCTGACGGCCggaaaattctacaaattctcATTGTTCGGATTTACTGAC atgatgaaattttcattggcgTGTATATCTATGCTGCAAGCAACAATGGAATGA